The following are encoded in a window of Catharus ustulatus isolate bCatUst1 chromosome Z unlocalized genomic scaffold, bCatUst1.pri.v2 scaffold_29_arrow_ctg1, whole genome shotgun sequence genomic DNA:
- the LOC117011237 gene encoding 3'-5' RNA helicase YTHDC2-like isoform X3 translates to MLLRTLMAGDSTLSTVTHVIVDEVHERDRFSDFLLIKLRDVLQNQTNLKLIISSAALDANLFIRYFGSCPVIHIQGRAFEVKEMFLEDILRSTGYTNKEMVKYKKEKQQEEKQKNTLAEWCSAQENTHKLSSRRHKSVPRANEEYKWLDDGGDTIFNQLTEKDVNSLEPWIVKEMDSCLSDIWLHKDIDSFAQVFHLILTENVSVDYRHSETGATALMISSGRGFLSQVEQLISMGASIHCKSSNGWMAVDWARRFGQTEVTDLLESYSASFGFGNLDESSLVQKSSSDLSAEDRELLTAYHHSFDDEKVDLDLIMHLLHSICHSCDAGAILIFLPGYDEIVTLRDRILFDDKRFADNAHRYQVFLLHSSVQTLDQKKVLETPPSGIRKIILSTNIAETSITVNDVVFVIDSGKVKEKSFDALSRVTVLKMGWISKASAIQRKGRAGRCQPGVCFRLFSRLRFQNMLEFQSPELLRMPLQEICLYTKLLAPTNCPIVDFLMRAPDPPPSATVRNAVHMLKTIDAMDPWEDLTELGYHLTELSVEPHLGKMVLYAVVLKCLDPVLTIACALACQDPFVLPTLASQKCAAMLCRKRFAAGTFSDHMALLRAFQAWQKARSDGWERAFCEKNFLSQATMEIIVGMRTQLLGQLRASGFVRARGGADIRDVNTNSENWAVIKAALVAGMYPNLVHVDRESLVLVEPKEKKVRFHPTSVLGQSQYKKVAPANGQAAAVQALPTDWLIYDEMTRAHKTANIRCCSVVTPVTVALFCGPARLPSNALQASSSFRGGGTSNDSSDSEMEDKTIANLALLKLDEWLHLKLDPEAAGMLLQLRQKWHSLFLRRMRAPSKPWSQVDETTVRAITAVLSAEEQSAGLQQPSGIGQRPRPVTCEELPLASTWKSANSRKNSTETELSDSSNAEKVSVKCTSPALHQPKKYKEKDILLAKRSSEDKLPQSSVKPADSSPCARPSSPVSGKGFKSPSPRQNMPVRYFIMKSSNLQNIDISQQKGIWSTTPSNERKLNGAFWESSIVYLIFSVQGSGCFQGFARMDSPIGCEKSQDWGSAGFGGVFKVDWIRKEIIPFQFAHHLLNPWNDSKKVQISRDGQVILLSFKVFFTCRIVEFLLACLDLTFISTCECICKSEFIGHWCIVHSANAGLLLK, encoded by the exons ATGCTCCTTCGCACGCTGATGGCAGGAGACAGCACCCTCTCCACCGTGACCCATGTTATTGTG GATGAAGTACATGAGAGGGATAGGTTCAGTGACTTCTTGCTAATAAAATTGAGAGATGTGCTGCAAAACCAGACTAATCTAAAACTAATTATTTCTAGTGCTGCTCTAGATGCAAATCTCTTTATTAGGTATTTTGGAAGCTGCCCAGTAATACATA TCCAAGGAAGAGCTTTTGAAGTTAAAGAGATGTTTCTGGAGGACATTTTACGAAGCACTGGGTATACAAACAAAGAGATGGTAAAGtacaaaaaagagaaacagcaag aagagaagcagaagaacACTCTTGCTGAGTGGTGTTCAGCTCAAGAAAACACTCACAAACTGTCATCTCGGAGACATAAATCAGTTCCAAGGGCAAATGAAGAATACAAATGGTTGGATGATGGTGGTGACACAATATTTAATCAACTT ACCGAGAAAGATGTGAATAGCCTCGAACCATGGATAGTAAAAGAAATGGATTCCTGTCTTTCTGACATCTGGTTGCATAAAGATATTGATTCCTTTGCTCAGGTGTTCCATcttattttaactgaaaatgtcAGTG ttgATTACAGGCACAGTGAAACTGGTGCAACTGCTCTGATGATTTCTTCAGGGAGAGGCTTTTTGAGTCAAGTAGAACAGCTGATCAGCATGGGAGCAAGTATCCACTGCAAATCATCCAATGGCTG GATGGCTGTGGACTGGGCTAGGCGTTTTGGACAGACAGAAGTTACTGATCTGTTGGAATCCTACAG TGCTTCATTTGGATTTGGAAATCTGGATGAAAGTTCCCTGGTCCAGAAAAGCAGTAGTGACCTTAGTGCAGAGGACAGAGAACTACTGACAGCTTATCATCACAGTTTTGATGATGAAAAAGTGGATCTGGATCTGATAATGCACTTACTTCACAGCATCTGTCATAGTTGTGATGCAG GagcaattttaatatttcttcctGGATATGATGAGATAGTGACCCTGAGGGACCGCATTCTTTTTGATGACAAGAGATTTGCTGATAATGCTCACAG ATACCAAGTTTTCTTGCTTCATTCGAGTGTGCAGACTTTGGATCAGAAGAAAGTGCTTGAAACTCCACCTTCTGGCATCCGCAAAATT ATACTTTCTACCAATATTGCAGAAACAAGCATAACGGTCAATGATGTTGTGTTTGTCATTGACTCAGGCAAGGTGAAAGAG aaatctTTTGATGCACTGAGTCGTGTTACAGTGCTAAAAATGGGGTGGATTTCAAAAGCCAGTGCTATCCAGAGAAAAGGAAG ggctGGGCGCTGTCAGCCTGGAGTCTGCTTTCGTCTCTTCAGCAGGCTACGATTTCAGAATATGTTGGAATTTCAATCTCCAGAACTTCTAAGAATGCCGCTTCAG GAGATTTGTTTGTACACAAAACTTCTGGCTCCAACTAATTGTCCAATTGTAGACTTCCTTATGAGAGCTCCTGATCCTCCACCTTCTGCAACTGTGAGAAATGCTGTGCATATGCTTAAG ACCATAGATGCCATGGACCCTTGGGAAGATCTCACTGAGCTTGGTTATCATCTCACTGAATTATCTGTAGAGCCACACCTTGGTAAAATGGTGTTGTATGCTGTAGTTCTGAAGTGCCTGGATCCTGTTCTAACCATTGCCTGTGCTCTTGCCTGCCAAGACCCTTTTGTGCTTCCCACGCTGGCCTCCCAAAAGTGTGCAGCCATGCTGTGCAGGAAGCGTTTTGCTGCAGGGACGTTCAGTGACCAcatggccctgctcagggctttcCAG gctTGGCAGAAGGCACGCAGTGATGGCTGGGAGAGAGCCTTCTGTGAAAAGAACTTCCTATCCCAAGCCACAATGGAAATCATTGTAGGAATGAGAACACAGTTACTTGGCCAGCTTAGAGCTTCAG GTTTTGTGAGGGCCAGAGGAGGAGCTGATATTAGAGATGTCAATACTAACTCTGAGAACTGGGCTGTAATTAAAGCTGCCTTAGTGGCTGGGATGTATCCGAATCTTGTGCATGTAGACAGAGAGAGCCTGGTGTTGGTTGAAccaaaggagaagaaagtgcGATTTCATCCTACCTCTGTTCTTGGTCAATCTCAGTATAAAAAG GTTGCCCCAGCAAATGGACAAGCTGCAGCCGTCCAGGCCCTCCCTACAGACTGGCTTATATATGATGAAATGACGAGAGCTCACAAGACAGCAAACATCAGGTGTTGCTCTGTTGTGACACCTGTCACCGTGGCCCTCTTCTGTGGACCAGCCAGACTGCCAAGTAATGCCTTGCAGGCATCTTCATCCTTTCGAG GGGGAGGGACATCTAATGATAGCAGTGACAGTGAGATGGAGGACAAAACAATTGCTAATCTGGCACTACTGAAGCTGGATGAATGGCTCCATCTCAAACTGGACCCTGAA GCTGCTGGTATGCTGTTGCAACTCAGGCAGAAGTGGCACAGTTTGTTCCTGCGTCGTATGCGAGCTCCTTCTAAACCATGGTCTCAGGTTGATGAAACAACTGTAAGAGCAATTACAGCTGTTCTGAGTGCTGAAGAACAGTCTGCAGGTCTGCAACAGCCTTCAGGAATTGGCCAGAGACCAAGACCTGTGACTTGTGAAGAACTTCCTTTGGCATCTACATGGAAGTCAgccaacagcagaaaaaactcAACAGAAACTGAATTATCTGATTCTTCTAATGCTGAAAA GGTTTCAGTGAAATGTACATCTCCTGCACTCCACCAACCAAAGAAGtacaaagaaaaagacattttgcttGCCAAACGATCCTCAGAGGACAAATTACCTCAGTCCTCAGTGAAGCCTGCAGacagcagcccctgtgctcGTCCTTCTTCTCCAGTGTCTGGAAAG ggTTTCAAATCTCCTTCACCAAGACAAAACATGCCAGTCCGGTACTTTATAATGAAAAGTAGCAACTTGCAAAACATTGATATTTCTCAACAGAAGGGAATATGGTCCACTACACCAAGTAATGAACGGAAACTGAATGGGGCCTTTTGGGAGAGCAGCATTGTttacttaatattttctgttcaagGGTCTGGATGCTTTCAG GGCTTTGCTAGAATGGATTCACCTATTGGGTGTGAGAAAAGTCAAGACTGGGGATCTGCTGGTTTTGGAGGTGTATTTAAGGTGGACTGGATCCgaaaagaaataattccttttcaGTTTGCACACCATTTGCTCAACCCATGGAACGACAGTAAGAAAGTACAGATAAGTAGAGATGGCCAGGTAATACTACTgtcttttaaagttttctttactTGTAGAATTGTGGAATTTTTATTAGCTTGTTTAGACTTGACATTTATCTCCACTTGTGAGTGTATCTGCAAATCTGAGTTCATAGGTCATTGGTGTATTGTACATTCAGCTAATGCAGGATTACTGCTGAAGTAA